In Cryptomeria japonica chromosome 10, Sugi_1.0, whole genome shotgun sequence, a genomic segment contains:
- the LOC131038353 gene encoding cytochrome P450 77A1, with translation MELSAVTLNGFTYVVALIGGLIWLGLSWKKKKKPYLPPGPPGWPLVGNVLELRGWKQSFQQYVHKLHKLYGPIITLRLGSRPLIIVASHEFAYEALIHKGSIFADRPAVKGGRKLFTHNQTSINSAAYGPFWRTLRRNLVSETLSASSLKSFRKGREWGIEVLMNRLRNEAEQGSGLVKLIDHLRHAAFCTLLYMCFGARLEEKIVRDVECIQRDVILRAGKTQADDIFPVLGFVFRKRWKRLQGMRQRQMEILGELINRRRAVLAEGMAGECRAYIDTLLCLTVEGGRGLNDAELVTLCSEFLNAGTDTTSTTLQWAMANLVKDEGVQSRLYEEIVNVVGKERAVEEEDVSRMVYLEALVKETLRRHPPGHLVLMHAVTEASTVGGYDVPANAMINFSVREMGNDPRVWENPNEFRPDRFLCDDVDLTGIREIKLMPFGVGRRICPGIGLAMMHVQLVVARLVQKFVWESKPGEPVDLAEVEEFTVVMKNPLHAVMKQRD, from the coding sequence ATGGAATTATCAGCCGTTACCTTGAATGGGTTTACATATGTTGTAGCACTAATTGGAGGCCTTATCTGGTTGGGGCTAagctggaagaagaagaagaaaccttACCTGCCTCCAGGTCCTCCCGGATGGCCTCTTGTAGGCAATGTCCTTGAACTCAGAGGCTGGAAACAATCATTTCAGCAGTATGTTCACAAACTCCACAAATTATATGGCCCAATCATAACCCTCAGATTGGGGTCTCGTCCTCTGATTATAGTAGCCAGCCACGAGTTCGCTTATGAAGCCTTGATACACAAGGGTTCCATCTTTGCCGACAGGCCAGCTGTGAAGGGGGGCCGGAAGCTTTTCACACACAACCAGACGAGCATCAATTCGGCCGCCTACGGCCCGTTCTGGCGAACATTGAGGCGAAATCTGGTGAGCGAAACTCTGAGCGCCTCTTCACTCAAGTCCTTCCGGAAGGGCAGAGAATGGGGAATTGAGGTTTTGATGAACAGGTTAAGAAACGAGGCAGAGCAGGGTTCAGGGCTTGTGAAATTGATCGACCACTTGAGGCATGCGGCATTCTGTACCCTCCTCTACATGTGTTTTGGGGCTCGATTAGAGGAGAAAATCGTGAGAGATGTGGAGTGCATCCAAAGGGATGTCATTTTACGTGCGGGGAAAACGCAAGCGGACGATATTTTCCCAGTTTTGGGTTTTGTTTTCAGGAAGCGGTGGAAGCGGTTGCAGGGGATGCGTCAGCGCCAGATGGAAATCTTAGGTGAGCTTATTAACCGGCGTCGGGCGGTCTTGGCGGAGGGCATGGCGGGGGAGTGCAGGGCATACATTGATACTTTGCTTTGTTTGACGGTGGAGGGTGGAAGAGGCCTGAATGACGCTGAATTGGTTACGCTCTGCTCGGAATTCCTGAATGCCGGGACGGATACGACCTCCACTACCCTGCAATGGGCGATGGCGAACTTGGTGAAAGATGAAGGCGTCCAGAGCAGATTGTACGAGGAAATAGTGAATGTTGTGGGTAAGGAAAGAGCGGTGGAAGAGGAGGATGTTTCGAGAATGGTGTATCTGGAGGCCTTGGTGAAGGAGACCCTGCGACGCCACCCACCAGGGCATTTGGTTTTGATGCACGCAGTTACAGAGGCGTCCACTGTTGGTGGGTACGATGTTCCGGCGAATGCAATGATCAATTTCTCCGTCCGGGAAATGGGTAATGATCCCCGTGTGTGGGAAAACCCTAACGAATTCAGGCCAGATCGGTTCTTGTGTGATGATGTGGATCTGACGGGGATTAGAGAGATAAAGCTGATGCCGTTTGGCGTGGGGAGGAGGATTTGTCCCGGAATTGGATTGGCTATGATGCATGTTCAGCTTGTGGTGGCTCGATTGGTGCAGAAATTTGTGTGGGAGAGCAAACCGGGGGAACCCGTTGATCTTGCCGAGGTGGAGGAATTCACGGTAGTTATGAAGAATCCGCTACACGCCGTAATGAAACAGAGGGATTGA